In the genome of Segnochrobactrum spirostomi, the window ACGTGAAGAACATGATCACGGGCGCGGCGCAGATGGACGGCGCGATCCTGGTTGTTTCGGCCGCCGACGGCCCGATGCCGCAGACCCGCGAGCACATCCTGCTCGCCCGTCAGGTCGGCGTTCCGGCGATCGTCGTGTTCCTGAACAAGTGCGACATGGTCGACGATCCGGAGCTTCTGGAGCTCGTCGAGCTCGAGGTTCGTGAGCTTCTGTCGTCGTACGACTTCCCCGGCGACGACATCCCGATCGTGAAGGGCTCGGCGCTGGTTGCGCTCGAGGACGGCGATCCGGTGCTCGGCGAGCAGGCGATCCTGGAGCTGATGACCCAGGTCGACGCCTACATCCCGCAGCCGGAGCGTCCGATCGATCAGCCGTTCCTGATGCCGATCGAAGACGTGTTCTCGATCTCGGGCCGCGGCACGGTGGTGACGGGTCGCGTCGAGCGCGGCATCGTGAAGGTGGGCGAGGAAGTCGAGATCATCGGCATCCGCGCGACGCAGAAGACGACGATCACGGGCGTCGAGATGTTCCGCAAGCTGCTCGATCAGGGCCAGGCGGGCGACAATATCGGCGCGCTCTTGCGCGGCACCAAGCGCGAGGACGTCGAGCGCGGTCAGGTCCTGTGCAAGCCGGGCACCGTGACGCCGCACACCACGTTCGTGGCGGAAGCCTACATCCTGACCAAGGAAGAAGGCGGACGTCACACCCCGTTCTTCACCAACTACCGTCCGCAGTTCTACTTCCGCACGACGGACGTGACGGGCATCGTGACGCTGCCGGAAGGCACCGAAATGGTGATGCCGGGCGACAACGTGCAGGTCACGGTGAAGCTGATCGTGCCGATCGCGATGGAAGAGAAGCTGCGCTTCGCCATCCGTGAAGGCGGCCGCACCGTCGGCGCCGGCGTCGTCGCCAAGATCATCGAGTGATCTGAGCCCGTCCGATTCCCGCGAATCGGACGGCTCTCGATCCCGCTTCGGCGGAACGCCGTCCTGTTCCGGGACGGCCGCGGCGGAAAATTCGTCGTTGAAAGTTTCGGGACGACGGCTTGAACCCGCCGTCCCGCTCTGGCGCCCCGGCGCGAGTTCGTGTAACGAATGCGCGCCGTGCCGACGGAGGGGTGTAGCTCAGTTGGTAGAGCAGCG includes:
- the tuf gene encoding elongation factor Tu codes for the protein MAKEKFSRTKPHCNIGTIGHVDHGKTSLTAAITKVLAKTGGATFKAYDQIDAAPEEKARGITISTAHVEYETANRHYAHVDCPGHADYVKNMITGAAQMDGAILVVSAADGPMPQTREHILLARQVGVPAIVVFLNKCDMVDDPELLELVELEVRELLSSYDFPGDDIPIVKGSALVALEDGDPVLGEQAILELMTQVDAYIPQPERPIDQPFLMPIEDVFSISGRGTVVTGRVERGIVKVGEEVEIIGIRATQKTTITGVEMFRKLLDQGQAGDNIGALLRGTKREDVERGQVLCKPGTVTPHTTFVAEAYILTKEEGGRHTPFFTNYRPQFYFRTTDVTGIVTLPEGTEMVMPGDNVQVTVKLIVPIAMEEKLRFAIREGGRTVGAGVVAKIIE